The region AGACTGAGGAGGAGCTTTTAAATAGAAACACCTCGCGGATATCTTCCTCCTCCAAAGGTTTGATTCCACCAACAGTAACTTCAATCTTCCCCGGCTCGGAGTATCTAACAGTTTCGACGCGCCAGCCGTCGGAAAACTTCACTGAAAGGTCCGAACCCGCTTTCTGTAATCGAATTTCAACCGTGTCTCCCGGTCTAAAACGCGAATAACAAGCTTTGCCTTCAAGTACCCAACGAGCAAAACCAAGCTTCTGCTTTAGAATCAAAGGTCCCAGTGCATCGGCACTGTCACAAACTTGACTTAAAGGCGCATCGACTTCCCCCCGATATCTCGAGTACTCGGCTCTCTTTTCGGCGCGTATCATTTTGATAAAGGAATGCATGTCGATTTTGGCATTTGGTTTCATGTAAACAAACACATCGGAGTTTCATTAGATACCTTTAGCTGATATCCTTGCCGCATGGGAACAAATCCAGTTCCTTCCTAACTCCCCCATATCCAAGGTGCCTTAACGTCTCGGCCCCCATTTCTGTATACTTAAAAGGCACCCCTAGCCTTAATTTTTACAGCTATTTAAATTCCCCTTGCGCCCCGGGGTGGAGGCTGGCTAATTACGGGTATGGAAAAGCAAAATTTGAAACGTCCCGAACTCCTGCTTCCGGTAGGTACAAAAGATATGGCCCTGGCGGCTATTCATAACGGAGCAGATGCCATCTTTATGGGAGTTCCCGGCTTCAACGCCCGTGGACGTTCCTATGACTTTCAAATCGAAGAAGTCAAAGAGATCATCGACACCTGTCACTTGCACGGCGTGAAGGTCAATCTTGCTTTCAATATTCTGATTTTTCAAAACGAACTTCAGGCTGCTGTCGAAGTTTTGGAAAAAATCCTTCCTCTCAAACCTGACGCCTTTATCGTTCAAGATCTGGGCTTGGTCCGTCTGATTCGTCAAATGGCTCCGAACCAACGCGTCCATGCCTCTACCCAGATGAGTGTTACCAATGCCGAAGCGATTCAGTGGCTAGACGATTTGGGCATTCAACGTTTCGTATTGGCCCGCGAAAACTCGCTCAGTGAAATCCAGGCGATCAAACAAAACACCAATAAAGAGATTGAGGTGTTCGTCCACGGCGCTCTTTGCGTCAGTTATTCAGGTCAATGTTTCACGTCAGAAGGCATCGGCGGCCGCTCGGCCAATCGCGGCCAGTGCGCACAAAGCTGTCGCTTTTCCTACGAAATGTATGTCGACGGTGAAAAACGCGATTTGCAAGGGCGCTCTTTTTTGGTTTCCCCTCAGGACCTCTGTGGCATCAATGAAGTGCCGCAGCTTTTAGCGGCCGGTGTGGATTGCTTCAAAGTGGAAGGCCGCCTTAAAACTCCGGAATATGTGGCAACAGCAGCTCGCAGCTTTGATGAGGCGATCTCGGCCGCACAAGCTGGCGAGACGTTGGCTCAGCCGATTTTAAAAAAGAAGCAGATGGCCACCGCATTCTCTCGCGGTTTTTATAGCGGATGGTTCCATGGTGTGAATCATCAGGAGCTTGTCGAAGGCACCTTCAGTGCCCATCGTGGCTTTGAGTTCGGCAAAATATCGCGCATCAATGCCCACTCTTTCGAAGTCGACCTGAACGACGCCACAATTCTTCAAGGCTTAAAAGCCGACTTCATCAAGCCGGGCGACGGCATTCTTTGGGTGTATAAAGATCGCCAAGGTCAGAGTCAGGAAAAAGGCGGCTTTGTTTTTGCAGTGAAGACATTGTCACCGCGACGCTTCGAACTTGAGTTTTCTCGCGACATCGCGATGGATGGCTTATTCCAAGGCGCTCGCGTATTCTACAACCACGACAAAGACCTAAAAAAAGATGTCGCCTTAAGCGTTGAAGATAAACAAAGAAAAAAACGTCTTCCTGTTGCGATCCAGGCGAAGGCTTTCTTGGGACAACCTTTGACGGTGACCTACACCGATGGCACTTACTCGGTCACCGCCTCTTCCGAGAGCGTTTGTGAAGCCGCTAAAACCAAGGGTCTTTCGGCTGAAAGTCTGCAAGAAGAACTTTTCGCATTAATGGGTAGCCCGTTCCGTGGCGAAAAGTTTGCCTGTGAAATCGATCCGACGACGCCATTATTTTTGCCGCATCGCCAGATCAAAGAATTGCGCCAACAGTTGATCAAAGAACTGACGGATCTGCGCATCCAAAATGGCGCGGCCCCGGCAATTCCCCCGAAAGATCTGGTGATGGATTGGGTGTCCCGCCAGAAGACTTCTCAAAATTCACCACAAAGCCTAAAACTGAATTTATTGTTGCGAGACAAGGGCCAGGTGGAGGATGTTGTCCAAGCGATCACGACGGGGGACATCCTTCCAGAGCGCATCAATCTATTTATTTTGGATTTTGAATTCGGGTTGGATTTTGAACCAAGTCTGAATTTATTAAAAGCCCAGGGTCTTAAGGTCGGCATTGCCACCACACGTATTTTGAAACCCAATGAACACCGCAACGTAAAACACTTGTTGCGATTGAATCCCGATGCGATCCTGGCAAGAAATTTGGGAGCCGTTCAATACTTGCAAGCCAATCGCTATCAAGGACAGATTCTGGGCGACTTCAGCCTGAATGTGGCAAATCACTTAACCGCTCAGTACCTGTTGGATAAAGGCCTGACCAGCATTTGTTTGGGCTACGATCTGAACCATCTGCAAGTCAGTGATTTGCTACAAGCGGGACAAGCCGCGCGCTTTGAAGTCACCGCTTATCAGTACATGCCAAGCTTTCACATGGAACACTGTGTGTTCGCGGCTTTCCTAAGTAAAGGGTCCAGCTTTAAGGACTGCGGAAAACCCTGCGAAAGACACGAAGTTAAATTAAAAGACCAGTTCGGAAACTGGCACCAGATTAAACCCGATCAGGAATGTCGTAATACGATGTACAATGGGACTTCCCAATCGGCAGCTCGTTACGTCAAGGACTGGGAGTCGTTAGGACTGGGCTTCATTCGTTACGAGGCACTGAAAGAACGAGGTGCCGAATTAATCACGAAGATCCAGGCTCACCTTGAGTATATTAGCGGAACTCGCAATCTTGATTCTTTGATCAAAGAATTGGGGAACGTTGAAAGCTACGGCCTTTCCGAGAACCACTTCCAAAGAGAAAAAGAATATCAAAGCCGAAAAAAAGACTTAGTTTGAGTCACTGGAAAACTTTGCTTTCAAATATGTCTCGTACTCACGAAGAATCGAGTTCATCACGGCCTTAAGAAGATGCTCAAACTGCGGGTCCTCTTTTTGATCCGCATTCAGGGCCACAAAATCCCTCAGGATTTGCTCTTCGCGTTCCGCATTGAAAAAAGGCAGACCTTGTTCTTGTTTGATCTTCCAAATTTCCATGGTCAAATCACGACGACGGGCTAAAAGGGAATATAGGTCCTGATGAATTTGATCAATTTCTTGACGGAGGTTGGCGATAGTTTTCACAGTCATTTTTCCTTTGCATCAATCTAAACGGAAAAGAGCAAATTTTAAGTAACGCAGTTCTTCCATCGCCAAAGGATACGGATGATCCACGGGCTGACCGCCCATATAAACCAACGTCGCCTTCTTACGCGCTCGGGAAAAGGACTCCTGACAGATCTCCATAAACTGTTGGGTAGAAATATGACTAGAGCAGGAGCTTGCCGCAAAAAGCCCCTCTGGATTGACAAGCTTTATCGAGTTAGAAAACACCTTCGCATAAGCCGCCTTGGCTTGTTCTACGGACTTTTCATTCGGTGCAAAGCTGGGCGGATCGGTGATGACTAAGTCATACTTCTTCTTTTCCGCATTCAGTTGTTCCAAGTAAGCAAAGGCGTCCGTCGCGATGTCGTGATGGGTTGTCTGAAGGTCATTGATTTCGAAGTTTCTTTGCACAGCCTGGATCGCCACCTTGGCAATGTCGACGCTGGTAACTTCTTTCGCGCCCCCTTTTGCTGCAAAAATCGAAAAACCACCCGTATAGCTAAAGAGATTTAGAACAGTTTTGCCTTTGGCAAAATGCTGAATCATTTTTCGATTGTCTCTTTGATCAAGAAAGAATCCTGTTTTCGCCGCATCCCGAATATTCGAGGCGAACAAAACTCCATTTTCAAGAAATTGCACTTCCGGCGCCAAGGTGCCGATGATGTTGAGGCCTTTTTCATCGGCATCATTCCGGCGCTTCAGATACACGCATTTGATCTGCGGAAAAGAGTTCTGAATTTTTTCGGCAATCACCGGGGCGTTCCAGGTCTTTTCCATAATCGCATGATCGTGCTTAATGACCGCGGTGTCGTTATAAATATCGACAATCAAGCCTGGAAAGCCATCACCCTCACCGTTGATCAGACGAAAAGAATTCGTCACCGCAAGATCAAAAGTGCGGCGAATTTCAATCGCCTTTCGCCATTGACTTTCAAAGTAAAGTTCAAGCGTGCGCTTCACATTGTTTTTTCTGAAGATGGGCTCGTCCGCAAGGACTAGAACACGAAAACGCAACTGCGTATCGTTCTGCCAAATCCCCAACGCCAAAGTTTCGCCTTTATAGTTCAGAAGATGAATGCCCGACTTCACGGAGCGACCCTCGTCAAAACAATTGGCAAAAATCCAGCGGTGTCCCTGCTTCAGGTGTTTGGTCACATCACGCTTAAGCTCAAGGGTTTGAATATTCTCATCAAATACAACGGCGGCTGAATTCATCGGGGGTCTCCAAGAACCACAATATTTAAGCCAAATCCCCCACTGGCTCAAGACTTAAACCGCCCCCGAAAGAGCGTTGGCGATTTTACAGGCCTCCCTTGACTGAGTCGCGATTCTAAACGACTCTCGCAGCCATGAAAGCTCCTAAATCGCCTGCCCCCGTATTAAAGCCGACCCTTCTCGACACCCCGTTTTGGCGCAACTTCGCTAAAAAGCACTGGGAAAAGGCGCCTTTGACCCTACGGAATGTGAAAACGGGTCTATCAGAAATGAGTGCGGAGGAGATTTTCAATCTTCTAGTGCTGTATAGTGACCGCTGCCGTAAGCTTCAAGACCCCGAGGGTTTTAAATTCTATATCGACGGTTTTAAAGTGGACGCCAGCGATGTTCTGCAAGTTCTTCCCGTTAAAAAAGACCAATCCCTGCAAGGCTATCATAAACGCATGCAGGCCGAGTTTTCGGACTACTGCCTTGTATGCGATGAACTTCTAAAGGTGAATCTAAAAAAACAGCATCTTCTGACCGACTTCACCGACGAACTTTATCGCCATGTCGGCCTTCCCAATCGATTTTCTGAAATGGGTCTGTATCTTGGAAACTACCGAAAGACCCCGTTTGGAGTGCATGTCGACGCGTGCGGGGTTTTCAGCTTCCCCGTTGCGGGCACAAAGAAGTTCCGTCTTTGGACGGCCGAGTTCGGCAAAAAGAATCCGGGCTTGGACCGCTCTTTCAAATACGACAAATATAAAAAAAATTCTCTGCTTATCGAAGCGCGCCCCGGTGATATGGTTTATTGGCCTTCATCCGCGTGGCATATTGCTGAATCCGACGGCTCTTTCAGTGCGACGTGGAGCCTCGGTGTGTGGGTGGATCAGCCGCTGAAAAATGATATCGCCGCCTCGTTAAAAGAACTCATCGACACTCAGCTCGGCACCACGGGTGAAGCCCCCACGACGGCCTTCACCTCTTTACACAGCTCTTCGGGCGAGGTGACGGAACTACCCCTAGCTTATCAAAACTCGATCGAGATGATCAGACATTGGACGGCGGGGGAACTGCAAGAGACTTTTTTGAAGTCCTGGATGAAGCATATTTCCCTTCAAGGTTTTAAAAACCTACCGAAGATGAACTTGCCATTGTCGGAAAATTCAGAAATCAAATTGCGCAGCGATCGTTCGTTGATCCTGTGGAACCAGAGTCAGACGAACAAAAATATTTTCTATTTTTGTTTTGGCGGTGTTCTCATCGAATCTTCCAAAGGAAGTGGACTTCTGCCTTTGGTAAAGAAACTTAATGCGGGCCACACCTGTGCGGTAAAGACTCTCCTAAAGGGGCGTTCTGGCAA is a window of Bdellovibrio sp. ArHS DNA encoding:
- a CDS encoding U32 family peptidase, whose protein sequence is MEKQNLKRPELLLPVGTKDMALAAIHNGADAIFMGVPGFNARGRSYDFQIEEVKEIIDTCHLHGVKVNLAFNILIFQNELQAAVEVLEKILPLKPDAFIVQDLGLVRLIRQMAPNQRVHASTQMSVTNAEAIQWLDDLGIQRFVLARENSLSEIQAIKQNTNKEIEVFVHGALCVSYSGQCFTSEGIGGRSANRGQCAQSCRFSYEMYVDGEKRDLQGRSFLVSPQDLCGINEVPQLLAAGVDCFKVEGRLKTPEYVATAARSFDEAISAAQAGETLAQPILKKKQMATAFSRGFYSGWFHGVNHQELVEGTFSAHRGFEFGKISRINAHSFEVDLNDATILQGLKADFIKPGDGILWVYKDRQGQSQEKGGFVFAVKTLSPRRFELEFSRDIAMDGLFQGARVFYNHDKDLKKDVALSVEDKQRKKRLPVAIQAKAFLGQPLTVTYTDGTYSVTASSESVCEAAKTKGLSAESLQEELFALMGSPFRGEKFACEIDPTTPLFLPHRQIKELRQQLIKELTDLRIQNGAAPAIPPKDLVMDWVSRQKTSQNSPQSLKLNLLLRDKGQVEDVVQAITTGDILPERINLFILDFEFGLDFEPSLNLLKAQGLKVGIATTRILKPNEHRNVKHLLRLNPDAILARNLGAVQYLQANRYQGQILGDFSLNVANHLTAQYLLDKGLTSICLGYDLNHLQVSDLLQAGQAARFEVTAYQYMPSFHMEHCVFAAFLSKGSSFKDCGKPCERHEVKLKDQFGNWHQIKPDQECRNTMYNGTSQSAARYVKDWESLGLGFIRYEALKERGAELITKIQAHLEYISGTRNLDSLIKELGNVESYGLSENHFQREKEYQSRKKDLV
- a CDS encoding chorismate mutase, producing MTVKTIANLRQEIDQIHQDLYSLLARRRDLTMEIWKIKQEQGLPFFNAEREEQILRDFVALNADQKEDPQFEHLLKAVMNSILREYETYLKAKFSSDSN
- a CDS encoding class I SAM-dependent rRNA methyltransferase, translated to MNSAAVVFDENIQTLELKRDVTKHLKQGHRWIFANCFDEGRSVKSGIHLLNYKGETLALGIWQNDTQLRFRVLVLADEPIFRKNNVKRTLELYFESQWRKAIEIRRTFDLAVTNSFRLINGEGDGFPGLIVDIYNDTAVIKHDHAIMEKTWNAPVIAEKIQNSFPQIKCVYLKRRNDADEKGLNIIGTLAPEVQFLENGVLFASNIRDAAKTGFFLDQRDNRKMIQHFAKGKTVLNLFSYTGGFSIFAAKGGAKEVTSVDIAKVAIQAVQRNFEINDLQTTHHDIATDAFAYLEQLNAEKKKYDLVITDPPSFAPNEKSVEQAKAAYAKVFSNSIKLVNPEGLFAASSCSSHISTQQFMEICQESFSRARKKATLVYMGGQPVDHPYPLAMEELRYLKFALFRLD
- a CDS encoding cupin domain-containing protein; the encoded protein is MKAPKSPAPVLKPTLLDTPFWRNFAKKHWEKAPLTLRNVKTGLSEMSAEEIFNLLVLYSDRCRKLQDPEGFKFYIDGFKVDASDVLQVLPVKKDQSLQGYHKRMQAEFSDYCLVCDELLKVNLKKQHLLTDFTDELYRHVGLPNRFSEMGLYLGNYRKTPFGVHVDACGVFSFPVAGTKKFRLWTAEFGKKNPGLDRSFKYDKYKKNSLLIEARPGDMVYWPSSAWHIAESDGSFSATWSLGVWVDQPLKNDIAASLKELIDTQLGTTGEAPTTAFTSLHSSSGEVTELPLAYQNSIEMIRHWTAGELQETFLKSWMKHISLQGFKNLPKMNLPLSENSEIKLRSDRSLILWNQSQTNKNIFYFCFGGVLIESSKGSGLLPLVKKLNAGHTCAVKTLLKGRSGKKNLDALHLLAEAGAFSF